From the Leucobacter tenebrionis genome, one window contains:
- a CDS encoding GNAT family N-acetyltransferase: MGIEVLPATVFEDVATLVGPKKPTSNVCFCLSYRIGNKQNNALRGPARADRVRELCAQDPPPGVIAYLDGEPVGWAAVHPRRDTSFARNRLIPQLDDLDVWSLWCFRVRPGYRKRGIMHALIEGAVAHARASGAPAIEGYPVDNGNERVNLTMAYVGTRRLFESAGFVKAADTGSVLDGYPRVLMRMPLG; this comes from the coding sequence ATGGGGATCGAGGTGCTGCCGGCGACGGTGTTCGAAGACGTGGCGACGCTCGTCGGGCCGAAGAAGCCGACCTCGAACGTGTGCTTCTGCCTGAGCTACCGCATCGGCAACAAGCAGAACAACGCGCTCCGCGGCCCCGCCCGCGCCGATCGCGTGCGCGAGCTGTGCGCTCAAGATCCGCCGCCGGGTGTGATCGCGTACCTCGACGGCGAGCCGGTCGGGTGGGCGGCAGTGCATCCGCGCCGTGACACGAGCTTCGCGCGCAATCGGCTGATCCCGCAGCTCGACGATCTCGATGTCTGGTCGCTGTGGTGCTTCCGCGTTCGACCGGGATATCGCAAGCGGGGGATCATGCACGCCCTCATCGAGGGTGCGGTGGCCCATGCCCGCGCGAGCGGAGCGCCGGCCATCGAAGGGTACCCCGTCGACAACGGGAATGAGCGCGTGAACCTCACGATGGCCTACGTGGGCACTCGCCGGCTGTTCGAGAGCGCGGGGTTCGTGAAGGCCGCGGACACGGGATCGGTGCTCGACGGGTATCCGCGGGTGCTGATGCGGATGCCGCTGGGCTGA
- a CDS encoding response regulator transcription factor — MRILICEDSVLLREGLVRLLEHGGHEVVAALPDADELMERVGATDPDLCILDVRLPPTFTDEGIRAAIQLRRARPGLAVLVLSQYVEERYASELISGQGGAFGYLLKDRVADVGEFIESVERIGQGATVLDPEVVAQLLTRRSRDNRMRSLTDRERTVLAALAEGRSNQAIAALLFLSEASVEKHITAIFQKLGLDAEDGGNRRVLAAIAHIESTAGPTGGSAPGAPGASINTQTGPFS, encoded by the coding sequence ATGCGCATCCTGATCTGCGAAGACTCGGTGCTGCTGCGCGAGGGCCTCGTGCGCCTGCTGGAGCACGGAGGGCACGAGGTGGTCGCCGCGCTGCCCGACGCCGACGAACTGATGGAGCGGGTGGGGGCGACGGATCCGGATCTCTGCATCCTCGACGTGCGTCTGCCCCCGACGTTCACCGATGAGGGGATCCGCGCGGCGATCCAGCTGCGCCGCGCCCGCCCCGGCCTCGCGGTGCTGGTGCTCTCGCAGTACGTCGAGGAGCGCTATGCGAGCGAGCTAATCTCGGGCCAGGGCGGAGCCTTCGGCTACCTGCTCAAGGACCGGGTCGCCGACGTCGGGGAGTTCATCGAATCGGTGGAGCGGATCGGCCAGGGCGCGACCGTGCTCGACCCCGAGGTGGTGGCGCAGCTGCTCACCCGCCGCAGCCGCGACAACCGCATGCGATCCCTCACCGACCGCGAGCGCACCGTGCTCGCGGCCCTCGCCGAGGGGCGCTCCAACCAGGCCATCGCCGCACTGCTCTTCCTCTCGGAGGCGAGTGTGGAGAAGCACATCACGGCGATCTTCCAGAAACTCGGGCTCGACGCCGAGGACGGCGGCAACCGCCGCGTGCTCGCCGCGATCGCCCATATCGAGAGCACGGCCGGGCCGACCGGGGGATCCGCCCCGGGCGCCCCCGGTGCGTCCATCAACACACAGACGGGACCATTCTCATGA
- a CDS encoding PIG-L deacetylase family protein translates to MDTHEAPHPGTDAPLPQLDETGLSRVLVVVAHPDDAEYGTSAAVAHWVSRGIEVGYLLLTAGEAGMQRPPEEAGPLRAREQRAACEAVGVERLTILDFPDGVLEYGLDLRRAIAREIRAFRPDAVVCGAGELVVEWGFDHADHRAAGLATIDAVRDADNRWVFPELLHEEDLAPWGASRLLLTGTRPTHCVVVDEEAERRAVASLGAHEAYLADLPWHPSPEELVTGVLAQQGALAGVPRGVAFAEHRL, encoded by the coding sequence ATGGACACACACGAAGCACCGCATCCCGGCACTGACGCTCCCCTCCCGCAGCTCGACGAGACCGGGCTCTCCCGAGTGCTCGTGGTGGTCGCCCACCCCGATGACGCGGAGTACGGCACCTCGGCCGCGGTCGCCCACTGGGTATCGCGCGGCATCGAGGTGGGCTACCTGCTGCTCACGGCCGGTGAGGCCGGCATGCAGCGACCGCCCGAGGAGGCCGGCCCCCTGCGCGCTCGAGAGCAGCGCGCAGCCTGCGAGGCGGTCGGCGTGGAGCGCCTGACGATCCTCGACTTCCCCGACGGCGTACTCGAGTACGGCCTCGACCTGCGGCGCGCGATCGCTCGGGAGATCCGCGCCTTCCGACCCGATGCCGTGGTGTGCGGGGCGGGTGAGCTCGTGGTGGAGTGGGGATTCGACCACGCGGATCACCGCGCCGCGGGCCTCGCGACGATCGACGCGGTGCGCGACGCCGACAACCGATGGGTGTTCCCCGAGCTGCTGCACGAGGAGGATCTGGCGCCGTGGGGCGCGAGCCGGCTGCTGCTCACGGGCACCCGCCCCACGCACTGCGTGGTCGTCGACGAGGAGGCCGAGCGGCGGGCCGTCGCATCGCTCGGCGCGCACGAGGCCTACCTCGCCGATCTGCCCTGGCACCCCTCCCCCGAGGAGCTCGTCACCGGAGTGCTGGCCCAGCAGGGCGCCCTTGCCGGCGTGCCGCGCGGCGTGGCCTTCGCGGAGCACCGCCTGTAG
- a CDS encoding sensor histidine kinase produces MTPQTQPLPDGQLAPGAPTVPLASDQQVTQKLPEQPTGAGAGGPVPPGSAPLPPQSAPPASVPPAPVPPASTHAPVPPAPAPPAGRPEPQPEPRLDPQPRAKRPPLRIAMTILHLAAVGVVGFTVIGLLFGALGTGLGLLLVLGIGAVVLVGLVYALFGIAWFETHRVSGLYLLDTPTLRLSPQEQPGFKGWLRSIGRQSIDGRMWRALANFGIASLMGIGVLGLAQGLVHSLIGMFRTFSVWWQPGLIGAVLCAAGIVALALLHRLISVAIVGADVKEEQLTEQVRTSTAQREGAVRAADVERTRIERDLHDGVQPRLVSVGMTLGLAQEKIDTDPEAAKALVAEAHTSTKAAITELRQLARGIYASVLDDRGLDAALSALAARSHVPVQLDVRLPERCSRDAEAAVYFAIAESLTNAAKHSRASECRVVVRVRDERTLWARVEDNGIGGATVLPGGGLDGVKNRVLAAGGTTRLDSPLGGPTTLEVSVPCAS; encoded by the coding sequence ATGACACCACAGACACAGCCGCTCCCCGACGGGCAGCTCGCCCCCGGGGCCCCGACAGTGCCGCTCGCGTCGGATCAGCAGGTCACGCAGAAACTGCCCGAGCAGCCGACCGGTGCCGGGGCGGGCGGCCCGGTTCCGCCGGGGAGCGCCCCTCTTCCGCCGCAGAGCGCCCCGCCGGCCTCGGTTCCGCCAGCCCCGGTCCCGCCGGCGAGCACCCACGCCCCGGTCCCGCCGGCCCCGGCTCCGCCCGCGGGCCGTCCCGAGCCTCAGCCCGAGCCCCGGCTCGATCCTCAGCCGCGGGCGAAGCGTCCGCCGCTGCGCATCGCCATGACGATCCTGCACCTCGCCGCGGTCGGTGTCGTGGGCTTCACCGTGATCGGGCTCCTGTTCGGGGCGCTCGGCACGGGCCTCGGCCTGCTGCTGGTGCTCGGCATCGGCGCGGTGGTGCTGGTCGGGCTCGTGTATGCGCTGTTCGGGATCGCCTGGTTCGAGACGCATCGCGTGAGCGGCCTGTACCTGCTCGACACGCCGACGCTGCGCCTGAGCCCGCAGGAGCAGCCCGGTTTCAAGGGGTGGTTGCGCTCGATCGGCCGCCAGTCGATCGACGGCCGCATGTGGCGCGCGCTGGCCAACTTCGGCATCGCGAGCCTCATGGGCATCGGGGTGCTGGGGCTCGCTCAGGGCCTCGTGCATTCGCTCATCGGCATGTTCCGCACCTTCTCGGTGTGGTGGCAACCGGGTCTCATCGGTGCGGTGCTGTGCGCAGCGGGGATCGTGGCGCTCGCGTTGCTGCACCGACTGATCTCGGTGGCGATCGTGGGAGCCGACGTGAAGGAGGAGCAGCTCACCGAGCAGGTGCGCACCTCCACCGCGCAGCGCGAGGGCGCCGTGCGGGCCGCCGATGTCGAGCGCACCCGCATCGAGCGCGACCTCCACGACGGCGTGCAGCCGCGACTCGTCTCGGTGGGCATGACCCTGGGGCTCGCGCAGGAGAAGATCGACACCGATCCCGAGGCTGCGAAGGCGCTCGTGGCCGAGGCGCACACCTCGACGAAGGCCGCCATCACCGAACTGCGACAGCTGGCGCGCGGCATTTACGCGTCCGTGCTCGACGATCGGGGCTTGGATGCCGCATTGTCGGCGCTCGCGGCGCGATCCCACGTGCCCGTGCAGCTCGACGTCAGGTTGCCCGAGCGGTGCAGCCGCGACGCGGAAGCGGCCGTGTACTTCGCGATCGCCGAGTCGCTCACGAACGCGGCGAAGCACTCCCGGGCGAGCGAGTGCCGCGTGGTCGTGCGGGTGCGAGATGAGCGCACGCTGTGGGCTCGCGTCGAGGACAACGGCATCGGGGGAGCGACAGTGCTTCCGGGCGGCGGTCTCGACGGTGTGAAGAACCGGGTGCTCGCGGCGGGTGGCACCACACGACTCGACAGCCCGCTCGGCGGGCCGACCACCCTGGAGGTGAGTGTGCCATGCGCATCCTGA